The Candidatus Goldiibacteriota bacterium genome has a window encoding:
- the murA gene encoding UDP-N-acetylglucosamine 1-carboxyvinyltransferase: MKMMVIEGGKKLKGKIPVSGSKNAALPIMAAAILGDGPSVIHNVPDLTDIRTMSKLLKILGATVEFKGHTLTIDPSGINKFTAPYELVKTMRASIYVLGPLVAKYKKAKVSLPGGCAIGARPIDLHIKGIQKLGAKIVLKHGYVSASAAKLKGTKITFDKVSLGATVNILLASSLAEGTTVIENASKEPEVIDCINFLQAMGAKIEGAGTNTLKIHGVKKLSAVKGYNVIPDRIEAATFITAAVITKGRVTVTGLNPEHLSIFIEKLKETGVKITQGKNKVDIFPYKGRLKPVDVVTEPYPGFPTDVQAQWMALMCFSRGDSIIKETIWENRFMHVQELVRMGASVRINGNTSIVTGVKELSGADVMASDLRASAALILAGLAAKGKTVVRRIYHLERGYENIDLKLKNLGAVVRIERENAV, from the coding sequence ATGAAAATGATGGTAATTGAAGGCGGAAAAAAGCTGAAGGGAAAGATACCGGTGTCGGGTTCAAAAAACGCCGCGCTTCCCATAATGGCGGCGGCAATTCTTGGCGACGGCCCTTCTGTAATACATAATGTCCCTGACCTTACCGACATCCGTACCATGTCAAAACTTTTAAAAATACTGGGCGCGACAGTTGAATTCAAAGGCCATACGCTTACCATTGACCCTTCGGGAATCAATAAATTTACCGCGCCTTATGAACTTGTTAAAACTATGCGCGCGTCAATTTATGTCTTGGGGCCGCTGGTGGCAAAATATAAAAAAGCAAAAGTATCGCTGCCGGGCGGCTGTGCCATAGGCGCAAGGCCTATTGATTTACATATAAAAGGCATTCAGAAACTTGGGGCGAAAATTGTCCTTAAACACGGCTATGTAAGCGCGTCCGCGGCAAAACTGAAAGGGACAAAAATTACATTTGATAAAGTAAGCCTTGGCGCGACGGTAAACATACTGCTTGCGTCGTCGCTTGCCGAAGGCACAACGGTAATTGAAAACGCGTCCAAAGAACCCGAAGTAATTGACTGCATTAATTTCCTGCAGGCGATGGGGGCAAAGATAGAAGGCGCCGGAACCAATACGCTTAAGATTCACGGCGTCAAAAAACTCTCCGCGGTTAAAGGGTATAATGTAATTCCTGACAGAATAGAGGCCGCCACATTCATTACCGCGGCCGTTATTACAAAAGGAAGGGTGACCGTTACCGGGCTTAATCCCGAACACCTTTCCATATTCATAGAAAAACTGAAAGAGACAGGGGTAAAAATAACTCAGGGAAAAAATAAAGTGGATATATTCCCGTATAAAGGCAGGCTGAAACCCGTTGATGTTGTTACAGAGCCTTATCCCGGTTTTCCAACCGATGTGCAGGCGCAGTGGATGGCGCTTATGTGTTTTTCCCGGGGCGATTCCATTATAAAGGAAACTATCTGGGAAAACAGGTTCATGCATGTGCAGGAACTTGTAAGGATGGGCGCGTCCGTAAGGATAAACGGCAACACGTCAATAGTAACCGGCGTAAAAGAATTAAGCGGCGCCGACGTAATGGCATCTGACCTGCGCGCGTCAGCAGCGCTTATTCTGGCAGGGCTGGCGGCAAAAGGAAAGACGGTTGTAAGGCGAATTTACCACCTTGAACGCGGATACGAAAACATTGACCTTAAGCTTAAAAATCTTGGCGCTGTGGTGCGTATTGAAAGAGAGAACGCTGTATGA